Proteins from a genomic interval of Clostridium scatologenes:
- a CDS encoding helix-turn-helix domain-containing protein: MLNEVKLNCIEYLVSGMEKTEISKLIGKSRQAIYEWINKDEEFKKELAKRLQERKTSATRKINSKLPQAIDKVWYLIENAQSEKVKSDLLKYWIDREMGTPTSKVQDVTGQEDKNDKAISADDLKNEFARFKKGNSDNKEDNDDNLKFKVV; encoded by the coding sequence ATGCTAAATGAAGTTAAGTTGAATTGCATTGAATATTTAGTAAGTGGCATGGAGAAAACAGAGATTTCAAAATTAATTGGCAAGAGTAGACAGGCGATATATGAATGGATTAATAAAGATGAAGAATTTAAAAAAGAACTTGCCAAAAGGTTACAGGAACGTAAAACCTCAGCCACCAGAAAAATCAATTCAAAATTACCACAAGCAATTGATAAAGTATGGTATCTAATTGAGAATGCTCAATCTGAAAAGGTAAAATCTGATTTATTAAAGTATTGGATTGATAGAGAAATGGGAACACCTACAAGCAAAGTACAAGATGTTACAGGACAAGAAGATAAGAATGATAAGGCAATATCTGCTGACGATTTGAAGAATGAATTTGCTAGATTTAAGAAAGGTAATTCTGATAACAAAGAAGATAATGATGATAACCTTAAATTCAAGGTTGTATAA
- a CDS encoding recombinase family protein yields MSKVYGYARVSSKDQNLDRQIKELKEFNKDIILFTDKESGKDFNRKEYEILKRIVDADDVIVVKEMDRLGRNKEMVKEELEYYKNKGVRVIILDIPTTKMDLSNMEEGIAKEMLKMINNILIEVLSTMAEQERKKIKSRQHEGIKVAHDKGVKFGRPAIDIDGNFIVVYNKWKAGQIKAVEAMELCNMTKATFYRKVKEYENR; encoded by the coding sequence ATGAGTAAAGTATATGGTTATGCAAGGGTAAGTAGTAAAGATCAAAATTTAGATAGACAGATAAAAGAGTTGAAAGAATTTAATAAAGATATAATATTATTTACAGATAAAGAAAGTGGTAAGGATTTTAACCGTAAAGAGTATGAAATACTAAAAAGAATTGTAGATGCAGATGATGTAATTGTTGTAAAAGAAATGGATAGATTAGGCAGAAATAAAGAAATGGTAAAGGAAGAACTAGAATATTATAAAAATAAAGGTGTTAGAGTAATCATATTGGATATACCCACAACAAAGATGGATTTATCTAATATGGAAGAAGGAATTGCTAAAGAAATGCTTAAAATGATAAATAATATATTAATAGAAGTATTATCTACAATGGCAGAACAGGAAAGAAAGAAAATTAAATCTAGGCAACATGAAGGAATTAAAGTAGCACATGACAAGGGTGTTAAATTTGGTAGACCTGCAATAGATATAGATGGTAATTTTATAGTGGTATACAATAAGTGGAAAGCAGGGCAAATTAAAGCTGTTGAAGCAATGGAACTATGCAACATGACTAAAGCAACATTTTATCGTAAAGTAAAAGAATATGAGAATAGATAG
- a CDS encoding phage portal protein, giving the protein MADNIQETNNIPIIDTLDINLRKIVIDCTSRYDSEHLLNESKYNYYHDHHDILDNYKTNDRRSNQICQCNFIGRFIDEEISYICGKPVSFVPKNGDSSVIMDIDYYMSHWSKKHNQTVCRDLSIFGKVYELYYISADLDFCSKVLNPLNSFGYIDENNNVVLFLYFYRKAFDSHIYVDIYTDKEIITVYKGTLQVVSRRINIFNRVPVSFATIDRTVFDMIKTLNDSYNITLSNAVNENSDFRSAYLKITGASIKEEDIQFFDKKGIINVPKDCDIDFLIKQLNDNYLRTTLKETKDNIYECTGHIDTSEKLSSNTSSLALRGRLLTLEQRCQLIADSMTDVVKLRLKFLFLYLKNYLSEYKNKDSKTYNWKNIDVNFTPNIPTDLSMLADVISKLGGVELSQETKLSLLPFIENPKLELKKIKNEQDNNMLDLDEYNPYDTEETDESKVNIPDNGSPANVPNPMNTIGV; this is encoded by the coding sequence ATGGCAGATAATATTCAAGAAACAAACAATATTCCAATAATAGATACATTAGATATAAATTTAAGAAAAATTGTTATAGACTGTACATCACGTTATGATTCAGAACATTTATTGAATGAAAGTAAATATAATTACTATCATGACCACCATGATATACTTGATAATTATAAAACTAATGACCGTAGAAGTAATCAAATATGCCAATGCAATTTCATAGGTAGATTTATTGATGAAGAAATATCATATATATGCGGAAAACCAGTTAGTTTTGTTCCTAAAAATGGGGACTCTAGCGTAATAATGGATATAGATTATTATATGTCACATTGGAGTAAAAAGCATAATCAAACTGTATGCAGAGATTTATCAATATTTGGTAAAGTATATGAATTATACTACATATCAGCAGACCTCGATTTTTGCTCTAAGGTGCTTAACCCTTTAAATTCATTTGGTTATATAGATGAAAATAACAATGTAGTATTATTCCTTTATTTTTATCGAAAAGCCTTTGATAGTCATATATATGTTGATATATATACAGATAAAGAAATAATAACTGTATATAAAGGCACTTTACAGGTGGTAAGTAGAAGAATAAATATATTTAATCGTGTACCAGTTTCTTTTGCAACTATAGATAGAACTGTATTTGATATGATAAAGACTTTAAATGATAGTTATAATATTACATTGTCAAATGCAGTAAATGAAAATAGTGATTTTAGATCAGCTTACTTAAAAATTACAGGTGCAAGTATAAAAGAAGAAGATATACAATTCTTTGATAAAAAAGGAATAATCAATGTTCCTAAAGATTGTGATATAGATTTTCTTATTAAGCAATTAAATGATAATTATTTAAGAACTACACTCAAAGAAACAAAGGATAATATTTATGAGTGTACTGGTCATATAGATACTTCTGAAAAGTTATCAAGCAATACAAGTTCATTAGCTTTAAGAGGACGTTTATTGACCTTAGAGCAACGTTGTCAACTCATAGCAGATTCTATGACAGATGTTGTTAAATTAAGATTAAAATTCTTATTTTTATATCTAAAGAATTATTTATCAGAATATAAAAATAAAGATTCTAAAACATATAACTGGAAGAATATTGATGTAAACTTTACACCTAATATTCCAACGGATTTAAGTATGTTAGCTGATGTAATTAGTAAATTAGGTGGAGTAGAATTAAGTCAAGAAACTAAATTAAGCTTATTACCTTTCATTGAAAATCCTAAACTTGAATTAAAGAAAATAAAGAATGAACAGGACAATAATATGCTTGATTTGGACGAGTATAACCCATATGATACAGAGGAAACAGACGAAAGTAAGGTTAATATACCCGATAATGGAAGTCCTGCAAATGTACCTAACCCAATGAATACGATAGGTGTATAA
- a CDS encoding minor capsid protein, producing the protein MENVKDKNKSKDEKKLQKEILALFLSILAYSKKINPLLLGFKQNRDLVKNKINQLYLLYSKDGKLNMTNNEINKNLQQLKPIFKQVTQNLTLIEDNQLKELLTKVYKESYYKTSYILATGLAFSLKRITDKQVNKVINEKIDRKSAFTRNKINKTKFVNKLIKDIKYNLQKDTSMEKMFSIIDKDFNTGVFYSHRLIENQLTINFEKAQLEAYEHAGVKEVEYCAVLDARTTKLCESLDGNIYPIDEAPIPVADTHINCRSTLIPYGTEWKKQNSLTWEEYQTENQI; encoded by the coding sequence ATGGAAAATGTTAAGGATAAAAATAAAAGTAAAGACGAGAAGAAGCTACAAAAAGAAATATTAGCTTTATTCTTGTCTATTTTAGCATACAGTAAAAAAATAAATCCCTTACTTTTGGGATTTAAGCAAAATAGAGATTTAGTTAAAAATAAAATAAATCAGTTATATTTGCTTTATTCTAAAGATGGTAAATTAAATATGACCAATAATGAGATAAATAAAAACCTACAACAATTAAAACCAATATTTAAGCAAGTGACACAAAATTTGACCCTTATTGAAGATAATCAATTAAAAGAATTACTTACTAAAGTGTATAAGGAGAGTTATTATAAAACTTCTTATATATTGGCTACAGGATTAGCTTTCTCTTTAAAAAGAATTACTGATAAACAAGTTAATAAGGTAATTAATGAAAAAATAGATAGAAAAAGTGCTTTTACAAGAAATAAAATTAATAAGACTAAATTTGTAAATAAATTAATTAAAGATATAAAATACAACTTACAAAAGGACACATCTATGGAAAAAATGTTTTCTATTATAGATAAGGACTTTAACACAGGAGTATTTTATTCACATAGATTAATTGAAAACCAACTTACTATTAATTTTGAAAAAGCACAACTTGAAGCTTATGAACACGCAGGAGTTAAAGAAGTAGAATATTGTGCAGTCTTAGATGCTAGAACTACCAAATTATGCGAGAGCCTTGATGGTAATATTTATCCAATAGATGAAGCACCTATTCCAGTAGCCGACACTCATATTAATTGTAGATCAACACTGATTCCCTATGGAACAGAATGGAAGAAACAAAATTCCCTAACGTGGGAAGAATATCAAACTGAAAATCAGATTTAA
- a CDS encoding DUF4355 domain-containing protein encodes MAIENFKEIEDYFTTNKDSEDVKNFRSSILNVDNVKSFLENNEDGKKYINSYADTRVSKGIETFKQNNLQKLINDEIAKRNPSTDPKDKALADLQKEMERMKAESARKDLTNKALKVAQEKKIPSDLINFFVGQDEESTKNNLSVLEKALETYSQKAKEEILKSGSYTPPKSNNITTQEQAENEIYKYFGLGK; translated from the coding sequence ATGGCAATAGAAAATTTTAAGGAAATAGAAGATTATTTTACTACAAATAAAGATTCAGAAGATGTTAAAAATTTTAGAAGTTCAATATTGAATGTAGATAATGTTAAATCATTTTTAGAAAACAATGAGGATGGTAAAAAATATATAAATTCTTATGCTGATACTAGAGTAAGCAAAGGAATTGAAACTTTTAAACAAAATAACTTACAAAAATTAATAAATGATGAAATAGCAAAACGTAACCCTTCAACAGACCCAAAAGACAAGGCTTTAGCAGACTTACAAAAAGAAATGGAAAGAATGAAAGCTGAAAGTGCTAGAAAAGACCTCACAAATAAAGCATTAAAGGTAGCACAAGAAAAGAAAATACCTAGTGATTTAATAAACTTTTTTGTTGGACAAGATGAAGAAAGTACTAAAAATAATTTATCAGTTTTAGAAAAAGCTTTAGAAACTTATAGTCAAAAGGCTAAAGAGGAAATATTAAAGAGTGGTTCATATACACCACCAAAGAGCAACAATATCACAACACAGGAACAGGCAGAAAATGAAATATATAAATATTTTGGATTAGG